From the Leptospira perdikensis genome, the window CGACCTTTTCTCTTTTATTTATATACAATTAGAATTATCAAAAATTAAAAAATACGCATCACATCATTAAACGAAACATAAAGTCCAAGACCAATGAGAAAGAAAAATCCCAATCGAAAAATAGCTTCGATCGCTTTTCTCGGAAGTGGCCTACCCGTAATGGCCTCATAAGCATACAGTACAATATGTCCGCCGTCAGCCATAGGAATCGGAAGTAAATTCATCACCATAAGTGCTAAAGAAATTTTTGCAACAAAGTCAAGGTAGGTAACCCAACCATATTCCAAACTAATTCCCGCAATTTGCACAATCCCAATAGGGCCAGATAGATTTTCTTTGGGAGAAAGAAGCCCAGAAAACAACATCCCAATTCCTTTTAAAGTAGTGGATACGTTTTCGTAAACTTTTGTGGATGCACCCACTAACGAGGAGTATACGGTAGATTCTTTTTGTAGTTTTTCTGCTTCAAATTTCATCGAAGCACGAAATCCAAGTAAACCAATCGGTTTCAAATTGACATCAGCGGAATATTTCATATTCCCAATCCAGATGTCTCTTCTGCCTGAAGATTGTTTTAGATATTCTGAAAAGGCATCCGCTTTTTCAAAGGTTTTGTTTTCAATTTTTAAGTTAGAAAGACGGTTTTCAATTTCTGCATCATAACTGTCCAAACGGAAATATGGAATTCCTAGTTCGGAAAATTTAGGATGTCTAATGTCCCAAAACTCAAATACATTGGCACCTAACACGGGGATTTGGATTGTTACCGTTTCCGTCGCCCAAGGAGTGAGGAGTGGATAGGTTTTTCTTTCCACAACAACGGGGATTGTTTTTCCCTGATGTTTCCCAAGCTCAGTTTGTAATTCAGGAACAGTGTGAACATCCACACCTGCCACTTGCAAAATCATATCCCCATCTTTTAGGAAGGAGAGAGCTCGCCTGCGAAGAGATTTTTCTCGTTCTTGGATTTCTCTTTGTTTTAAAAGTTCTTCCGGAATTTCATCCTTTCTCTCTTCAATTTTTTCTTGGAAGTAAACAGATGACTTATCTTCACGATCGAGTAGATTTGCGATAAAATGACTGACTTGTTCCCCATAAGTAAAAGTAGCCACCACTCTTCTTTCTCCAAATGGCATCACTCCAATCGTTGGATGTCCACCGGCAGAATATAAATTCGGTACAACTTGTACGGTTTTTACTTCCTCTTCTCGTTTGTAAGAAACAGAAACTGGATCTCCCGTGGTCAAACTGACATTGGTAAAAATATCTTCGAAACTTTCTGTTTTTTTCCCATTGATGGAAACAATTTGGTCCCCTGTGCGAAGCCCTGCCGTATATGCCGGACTCGAAACTTTGTTTGCATCTTCGATAAAAATTCGATTGGAAGAAGGACTATCGCCAGAAAGTTCCAATATAAACAATAAAATAAAACCTAACACTAAATTGGCGAATGGACCACCCAGAACCGGAATCATTCGGCGAAGTGGTGGTG encodes:
- a CDS encoding site-2 protease family protein, coding for MIIMVLGAVFMLAVSIFIHELGHLVCGKLVGVEARIFSLGYGKGIWKKRIGKTIYQITAIPIGGYVLFRGDDYSKNKKPRQGDLLSTPPLRRMIPVLGGPFANLVLGFILLFILELSGDSPSSNRIFIEDANKVSSPAYTAGLRTGDQIVSINGKKTESFEDIFTNVSLTTGDPVSVSYKREEEVKTVQVVPNLYSAGGHPTIGVMPFGERRVVATFTYGEQVSHFIANLLDREDKSSVYFQEKIEERKDEIPEELLKQREIQEREKSLRRRALSFLKDGDMILQVAGVDVHTVPELQTELGKHQGKTIPVVVERKTYPLLTPWATETVTIQIPVLGANVFEFWDIRHPKFSELGIPYFRLDSYDAEIENRLSNLKIENKTFEKADAFSEYLKQSSGRRDIWIGNMKYSADVNLKPIGLLGFRASMKFEAEKLQKESTVYSSLVGASTKVYENVSTTLKGIGMLFSGLLSPKENLSGPIGIVQIAGISLEYGWVTYLDFVAKISLALMVMNLLPIPMADGGHIVLYAYEAITGRPLPRKAIEAIFRLGFFFLIGLGLYVSFNDVMRIF